The Sabethes cyaneus chromosome 3, idSabCyanKW18_F2, whole genome shotgun sequence DNA window TCGAAGCTCGGTTTTATCAGCTGTTGGATTTTCGCGTTCGTGCTATCGGTGCATTACATGATAAAATTAAAGTGAAACGAACGCAAAATCCTACAAAACCTTGCATGCGCTTTGCCAGCCCATCTACTAATACTCGCGACCCAAACAAAGAAAGCCTTTCTCGAACGGCAGCCTCACAAAGCAGTGCAGTATTTACAATGGATACTTTGCCGCAGATGAGAATAATTTTCTACCAGTACTGTGACGTCAAGGTTCCACGGATACAGCAGATGCTGGAAAAGATTCCAACTCCAATGACCGGGGTAACGTGTAACGAGAAAACGGGTTGGTTACCACCTCGTTTCGACGAACAATGCAGAGATATTCTGACGGATATAGTATTGACTAACTTTCGCAAAGCAAAGGAAACCGATTCTACTACTAGCGAGTTCGAAGAAACTGAAGGAGACGAAACGGAAATTACTTTCGATGAGGAAGATGACGAGAATGAGTATGGTGATATGGAAGATTTAGATGAAAAGGGATTCTCCGAATTTGATTAGAAAGCTTATAAATATAACTGATGTGTTATTGAAAAAAATCAGCAAATTTTTGTCGCTTCGAACATTCAGTCAAAATTGTTTTTACAATAGAACGTTACACGGGGAGCGACTGTGGGGAGtgacttttcatcactttgcATAACAAAGGTAAGCATTAACTAATTCATGTTGCGTTATTCGACTCGCTTTGAATAATAGGATCCAATATAAATAATTCGCGTTGAATGTCATTTCGTTGGACTGTTTTTGGTCAGTAGTATGTAATCACACTATCTCTTTCATGTAAGAATGAAGAGAGAGTCTTTCAGTTTGCTCTCAGGCTAGCTGTCAGTGGAACCATAAAATCAGACATAATAGGCCAACCTCGTGTGTTTGTCTTGATCTGTGTGAGATCAgtcatttaattattttttataatggtaGTTTTTTTACTAACGAcgaagggaacggtagaagaaactaAATGAAACAAAGGATTGTGTCCATGCCAAGCAAGGCGTGATGCgtaaagagcggaaaattacgTAAGAGAAGGTCATTGAATGgtaccgttcctctttacccaaactGGTCGAGCCAAGCCAATTATAACTGGGCTCGATCTCAacttctcccagatcctgtgaATCGCAGATATTGGTAAACCTATGAAAATTTTTAATGGTATCCCCATTATATTAATTAATATTTAAAgacatttgaaattttttcctaAACCTCAAAATGGGAATGTGCCACTGCCAGGGGGATTGATCAGTCCATTGAAAATCAGGGAAGTAGAACATTTATACGAAGTTTTAACTCCAATCCTAAAGTTAACTGCAAAGATCCCACTCAATGGCAAAGCTGGCCATTTACTGATCATctaacaactcttccgagtcaCAGGTCAGCAAGAAAGCGTGATGATTCCGGTGGACTAGATGTTAAATCGCATGAGTCTGGAGACCCACGCACGGGTCCACTACGCGAAATTTTTCATTCACCGTACGTTGCAATGAATCAGTTGTTACTTGCGTAATGTGGCATGCTACTCCGCCTTTGAAAAACAACAGCTACTCCACATTAATGGCACACAAAGGTAGTACAAAATAGTCGGTGATCATGGTCCTCGGAACTTCATGGTTTATTTTACTAGGTTTGAAATAGGACGAATTTTATCAAGCAAAAAAACAACCGGTTCAAACTGCTTTAATTGAACAAAATTGTTTGAGTGAATTTTACGTAAACTCACATTGATTGCGTGACTGTGTAAACAGCGTAAACAGCCTTTCTTGATTGTGATACGTACATTCGGCACATAATTTGTAAATGGCCTTCCATTCGTGACGTAACATATCAGCTGATAATATTAATTGCATTTGCATCATTTGCACGCTTGATTCATTCTCTATTATCCTATCATACATGCGATGTGTACCTTGTATTTACCATTTGGTTAGTGCCGTTAGTACTCtgttaaaattaatttaaatatatttaattcCAAAGATGATACACAACTGTAACCGTGCTAAAGTAAATTTTATGCTTTATGATCAAGTCTACAAGTAATGATTATTTGTATTGCAAAAGGTGACTTAAATTTGAgacaatttttcttgctttcTATCTCATTTCTTTTCGTTTATTTCCAGGCTTATCTAAGCTCTTTTCTACCTGTGACAAGCATCTTAAAATACCAATTTGCGTCAGATTGTctcaaaatacattatttacaaGTGCAAGTATGATGAACCCTAAGCCGCCAAACGTTCTGATTTATTCAAACGTTGAGTCAACACAAAAAGAACTTGTAAGTTCTCTTCGAACCATCCTAGCGGTAAATGAGTACACCGTGTATCCGGTTACAAAACAGCAAGTAAAAACGAAAACTTGGCCTGAAAGTACAAATTTGTTTCTCGTCCATGGAgcagtcgaaagtgatttggcAAAGGAATTTCTGGACTATTTCTTGCTTGGTGGTAGATTGATATGCATATGTTCCAATTTGCGGTCATTTCTGCTGCCCTCATACAATTCGGCAGGTAGTTTAGTTTGTGAAACAATAAATGTCCCcagtgaaaaatggaaaaacgtgGGCTCGCAGCAAAATGGTGAAGCACAAAAGGATGGATGGAAGCAGCAAACTAACGGTTCACAAAGCGTACTTTCATTAACGGAACTTAAAACAGGTGGAAAAGCATTGTTTAGTGAGATTGCATTTACCGAACCAACGGAAAGCTTAGAATCTGACAGCGAAACTaactttaaattggatttcTTTCGTGATTTGTTAAAGTCCTATTTCGGAATTAAGATAAGTACAACGAAACCCTCAGAAACTCTACCCTTTGTGAATGGCTACTTtcttggtgatagtcgacgcaAAATGCATTTTTTGGAACAAACTGTCAATCCAATTAAATCGGGGGATCTGAGTTTGCAGTTTTGTAACGATCTAAGTTCCTGTTCAAAGCCATCTTCAACACTTCAACCAGTGCTGGTGCATGCAATTCCAGAGGATTTCGATACAACAGAATACTACAATTACCTTAAATGTTCTCAAATTGGACGATTAGTGATTTATTTACCTGTGGCCAGTAGCTCCATGACAATCATCTCCAGTGCTGAACTCTGTCACGGTTTTGTAATAATTCCCAGACAGCAAACGAACGGAATAGGTCGTAGTAAAAACCAATGGCTAAGCCCGAAAGGATGCGCTATGTTCTCGCTCCAGATGCACGTGCCGTTGAACAGTCCTCTCGGTCGGCGCTTACCGTTGATTCAGCACTTGGTAGCAGTTGCCATTGTACGCGCTATTCATGGCATGGCAAATTGTGATAAGTTGGATATTCATCTCAAGTGGCCAAATGATATCTACGCCAAACGAATCATCAAAATCGGAGGACTAATCATCAATTCACGTCTTCAAGGCAACCAAGCGATTGTGAACATCGGTTGCGGGCTGAATGTGAACAACTCCAGCCCGACCGGGTGCATTGACGATCTAATAAGAGAATTCAACGCTCAGAATGGCACCGATTTTCCCTGCTTGAAGATTGAGCAAACGTTGGCTCTTGTGTTTAACGAAATTGAGCGGCTTTATGAAGTAGTTCAAAGCGATGAATCTGGTATGCAGCATTTGTTTGACCTGTATTATAAAAATTGGCTCCATCAGGATGCACCGGTGACGATGAAAGATGCGGAAGGTTCCGAAATTTCTGGTGTAATAACGGGTATCGATGAATACGGCTATTTGCTGGTTAAAACGGATACCCGCGCGGATCCGTTCAGCGTTCATCCTGACGGAAATAGCTTCGATATGATGAAAGGGCTGATCATTCCAAAATACTTTTAGTTGATAAGCATTTGTTGATCTATTTTTCTACGTACTACTGGGTTAATTTCATATGTAGATAGAATCATATGATAAAAATAGTTGTGAGACAATGAAGAGGGTTGATCATTCCAAAGTGCTTTTAGTAGAGGGTTATTATGAAAATCTATTTTTCAATGGGATTCATTTGTtagaataaactttttttgaattCATCAGTACGTTATACAAAACATAACATCCGAATTTCCAACCCTTACGTCAAATCCGCTTCCACATACGCGAACTTTCGGATTATGGGATCACACTGTGTGCCTTTGTTTCTCGACCGTTCGAGTTTTATTAAACAgcttgtttg harbors:
- the LOC128744344 gene encoding biotin--protein ligase, translated to MIICIAKGLSKLFSTCDKHLKIPICVRLSQNTLFTSASMMNPKPPNVLIYSNVESTQKELVSSLRTILAVNEYTVYPVTKQQVKTKTWPESTNLFLVHGAVESDLAKEFLDYFLLGGRLICICSNLRSFLLPSYNSAGSLVCETINVPSEKWKNVGSQQNGEAQKDGWKQQTNGSQSVLSLTELKTGGKALFSEIAFTEPTESLESDSETNFKLDFFRDLLKSYFGIKISTTKPSETLPFVNGYFLGDSRRKMHFLEQTVNPIKSGDLSLQFCNDLSSCSKPSSTLQPVLVHAIPEDFDTTEYYNYLKCSQIGRLVIYLPVASSSMTIISSAELCHGFVIIPRQQTNGIGRSKNQWLSPKGCAMFSLQMHVPLNSPLGRRLPLIQHLVAVAIVRAIHGMANCDKLDIHLKWPNDIYAKRIIKIGGLIINSRLQGNQAIVNIGCGLNVNNSSPTGCIDDLIREFNAQNGTDFPCLKIEQTLALVFNEIERLYEVVQSDESGMQHLFDLYYKNWLHQDAPVTMKDAEGSEISGVITGIDEYGYLLVKTDTRADPFSVHPDGNSFDMMKGLIIPKYF